A stretch of the Massilia sp. W12 genome encodes the following:
- a CDS encoding ATP-binding protein, translating to MDRIEFFASQSELQALEDALTSAPADPAAQCALAWALRQRDPLRAQALCRQTLALAGEDAEGQLLRLRCQLVLAEHDWLHGRLNEAVEHAQYVIKQSAPSESIQFAALQADAWWLLGWVANESGDTEKRSEAWQAMHVAALNAQDSLRAEFAKASLASMLAFHDPVQAQSQAERYQSKAGNQTMHSALRAVVHDFLGLTLRISDDLKQCVGYWLNAYESANESGQVRRSAVLACNIGNIFVTLNDAVSAMEWMERGLGAARTHAWPGLLGNCLMHTASCLRLMGRLDAAHDLMQESLQCMTPYAGSRNHAVSYVIAGDIDLARQDGASALHNFSMFKARADTLKHSDLQGNARRGIAKSLLMLQRPQEAWEMAQEALTIMRAVQDVSGQIDVLHIMAEIHAYQAGAHFSQAQLDCLLQAQALGATITGYCHTPELLDAIADAYARDGQLQQAFEYARKSARARDALSDVKAENRALSLQLQYQSERMRAESEHLRQLAQAEARRAEILQDTGNTLSHLGAIGREITAQRNLSDLFALLNQHVNNLLDASYFAILLMDEDGSGLHSVYRVQNKQSLPPYRQALPADNSYVAQCVLEKREVIMSMQAGQHNPALRDDASPTLSALFGPLQVGERVLGAMTIQSSQADAYGERERLIFRNLCAYGAIALDNANAYRQLQQTQRQLVEQEKLAALGSLVAGVAHELNTPLGNSITIASSIQELWQDLEQRLQAQTLSMARLQDCITDGKQASHLLQRALHSAAHLVSTFKQVAVDRTSAERRSFDLSQTTQEIVATMMSQIRANGHSITLEIAPNIELQSYPGHYGQVIASLISNALVHAFAGQPQGQIRIWARLHKPGRVLICCSDNGCGIAPQHLAHIFDPFFTTCLGQGGNGLGLNIAYNLVTSLLQGSIEASSTPGQGACFSLDLPLVAH from the coding sequence ATGGACAGGATTGAATTTTTCGCCAGCCAGAGCGAGTTGCAAGCGCTGGAAGATGCGCTGACAAGCGCGCCAGCCGATCCGGCTGCGCAATGCGCCCTGGCCTGGGCGCTGCGCCAGCGCGACCCGCTGCGCGCGCAAGCGCTGTGCCGGCAAACCCTGGCCCTGGCTGGTGAAGACGCCGAAGGCCAGCTGCTGCGCCTGCGCTGCCAGCTGGTGCTGGCAGAACACGACTGGTTGCATGGACGCTTAAACGAGGCGGTGGAACATGCGCAATATGTGATCAAGCAAAGCGCTCCCAGCGAAAGCATTCAATTTGCCGCCCTGCAAGCCGACGCCTGGTGGCTGCTGGGCTGGGTGGCGAATGAATCCGGCGACACCGAGAAACGCAGCGAGGCCTGGCAAGCGATGCATGTCGCGGCCTTGAATGCACAAGACAGCCTGCGCGCCGAATTCGCCAAGGCATCGCTGGCCTCCATGCTCGCCTTCCATGATCCGGTGCAAGCGCAATCCCAGGCCGAACGCTATCAAAGCAAGGCCGGCAATCAAACGATGCACAGCGCGCTGCGCGCCGTGGTGCATGACTTTCTCGGCCTGACCTTGCGCATCAGCGACGATTTGAAACAATGTGTGGGATATTGGCTCAATGCCTATGAAAGCGCAAACGAAAGCGGACAAGTGCGGCGCAGCGCGGTGCTGGCCTGCAATATCGGCAATATCTTTGTCACCCTGAATGACGCCGTGTCCGCCATGGAATGGATGGAGCGCGGCTTGGGCGCAGCGCGCACGCATGCCTGGCCCGGACTGCTGGGCAACTGCCTGATGCACACCGCCTCCTGTCTGCGCTTGATGGGACGGCTCGACGCTGCGCATGACTTGATGCAGGAAAGCCTGCAATGCATGACGCCTTACGCCGGTTCGCGCAATCACGCCGTCAGCTATGTGATCGCCGGCGATATCGACTTGGCGCGCCAGGACGGCGCCAGCGCACTGCACAATTTCAGTATGTTCAAAGCGCGCGCCGATACCCTCAAGCACAGCGACTTGCAAGGCAATGCGCGGCGCGGCATCGCCAAAAGCCTGCTCATGCTGCAACGCCCGCAAGAAGCCTGGGAGATGGCGCAAGAAGCCTTGACGATCATGCGCGCAGTGCAAGATGTTTCAGGCCAGATTGATGTGCTGCACATCATGGCCGAGATTCACGCTTATCAGGCCGGCGCGCACTTCAGCCAGGCCCAGCTGGATTGTCTGCTGCAGGCGCAAGCCTTGGGCGCCACCATCACAGGATACTGCCACACCCCGGAATTGCTGGATGCGATTGCCGACGCCTATGCGCGCGACGGCCAGCTGCAGCAAGCGTTTGAGTATGCGCGCAAGAGCGCGCGTGCGCGCGACGCCTTAAGCGATGTGAAAGCGGAAAATCGCGCGCTCTCCCTGCAATTGCAATATCAATCAGAGCGCATGCGCGCCGAAAGCGAACATTTGCGCCAACTGGCGCAAGCCGAAGCGCGCCGCGCCGAAATTTTGCAAGACACCGGCAACACCTTAAGCCACCTGGGCGCGATCGGGCGCGAAATCACCGCGCAACGCAATCTGAGCGATTTATTCGCCCTGCTCAATCAGCATGTCAATAATCTGCTGGACGCCAGCTATTTTGCGATTTTGCTGATGGACGAAGATGGCAGCGGCCTGCATTCGGTGTACCGGGTGCAAAACAAGCAATCCCTGCCGCCCTACCGCCAGGCGCTGCCGGCGGACAATTCATATGTGGCCCAATGCGTGCTGGAAAAACGCGAAGTGATCATGTCGATGCAAGCCGGGCAACACAATCCGGCCCTGCGCGACGACGCCAGCCCGACCTTGAGCGCACTGTTCGGCCCGTTGCAAGTGGGTGAGCGGGTGCTGGGCGCAATGACGATTCAATCCAGCCAGGCCGACGCCTATGGCGAACGGGAACGCCTGATTTTCCGTAATCTGTGCGCCTATGGCGCGATTGCGCTGGACAACGCCAACGCCTACCGCCAATTGCAACAGACCCAGCGCCAGCTGGTGGAACAGGAAAAACTGGCGGCCCTGGGCAGTCTGGTGGCCGGCGTGGCGCATGAATTAAACACCCCGCTGGGCAACAGCATCACCATCGCCAGCAGCATTCAGGAATTATGGCAGGACCTGGAACAGCGCTTACAAGCGCAAACCTTGAGCATGGCGCGGTTGCAAGATTGCATCACCGACGGCAAACAAGCCAGTCATTTACTGCAACGCGCCCTGCACAGCGCAGCGCATTTGGTGAGCACCTTCAAACAGGTCGCGGTGGACCGCACCAGCGCTGAGCGGCGCAGCTTTGATCTGTCCCAGACCACGCAGGAAATCGTGGCCACCATGATGAGCCAGATCCGCGCCAACGGCCACAGCATCACGCTCGAAATTGCGCCGAATATCGAATTGCAAAGCTATCCCGGACATTACGGCCAGGTCATCGCCAGCCTGATCAGCAATGCCCTGGTGCACGCCTTCGCCGGCCAGCCCCAAGGCCAGATCCGGATCTGGGCCAGACTGCACAAACCAGGCCGGGTGCTGATCTGCTGCAGCGACAACGGCTGCGGCATCGCGCCGCAACATCTGGCGCATATTTTTGACCCCTTTTTCACCACCTGTCTGGGGCAAGGCGGGAATGGCCTGGGTTTGAACATCGCCTACAATCTGGTGACTTCGCTCTTGCAAGGCAGCATTGAAGCCAGCAGCACGCCGGGGCAAGGCGCTTGTTTCAGTCTGGATTTGCCGCTGGTGGCGCATTAG
- a CDS encoding ATP-binding protein, whose product MSDLHYFATQSSIAALQDKAAQQSAGPDELLALAWYQRQSDSRPAHALRAALPGLPGWREEQSWRLDLLQAELDWLQLRPAQAQAVCQRILARCPQDSQHGLLLRADCHALAAWLCFENSEHEARNHHLAQMEQAAQAAGDHERILIAQGNMLTMRILEQSEGVAQEIDKWRAADLSALPPAPGAILSNALGLYFHNGPQMNLAVRYYRLSWQHAQNSGQLRRACIAAGNISRVLAHQQDLDGALEWAERELCIARSSAWPSLLGHALAQYAECMQLLGRLSDARAASREALQILAPLAGSRLYAQALLQEGLVCQASGQAHEALQAFVALEELGLRLEQADFQAEAWLGQTRALLELGQAAHAMQSGRRQLQQIRQLGLQAQEMQMLQILAQISTALQQQAETMMWLQQAAALAQRMDRMHLPLGLLEMLSQAHQNQGELEQALEYTLQAGQAQVRQYQADLSRRATLLASHYEEERAATRASQLRELAASEAARAAALQAHIDVLSQLGACGRDLTARRSLPELAKALRQHAPALLQAEAVELLLPGADAWRTAMPGAATPDGLAQLAASCASQRHSLQCCPWPGARRSLCFEPLFKGGQLCGMLLTSSAPQQESAHTPALRANLAAYAAIALDNAQAWAQVESSRRQLVAQEKLASLGSLVAGVAHELNTPLGNALMMASSQQDALFALQQQSQLRHSDLLCYLEDGHESSAVLQRSLQAAWRLVSSFKQVAQDRTSEQARHFSLAQTTADILRTLQNRMRDGNHHVQLDIPPDITLYSQPGAWGQVLSALLENALEHGFAGRSGGLIKISARRLPGAHVEIKVCDNGAGIAAAHLKHIFDPFFTTRLGQGGNGLGLNICYNIVRSLLQGSIRAESGAGDGACFILDLPLHCA is encoded by the coding sequence ATGTCTGACTTACATTACTTCGCCACCCAAAGCAGCATCGCCGCGCTGCAGGACAAGGCGGCGCAGCAAAGCGCCGGGCCGGATGAATTATTGGCGCTGGCCTGGTATCAACGCCAGTCCGACAGCCGGCCCGCGCACGCGCTGCGCGCCGCCCTGCCCGGCCTGCCCGGATGGCGCGAAGAACAAAGCTGGCGTCTGGATTTATTGCAAGCCGAATTGGACTGGCTGCAACTGCGCCCGGCGCAAGCGCAAGCGGTATGCCAGCGCATACTGGCGCGCTGTCCGCAAGACAGCCAGCACGGCCTGTTGCTGCGCGCCGATTGTCACGCCCTGGCCGCCTGGCTCTGCTTTGAAAACAGCGAACACGAAGCGCGCAACCACCATTTAGCGCAGATGGAACAAGCCGCGCAAGCCGCCGGCGACCACGAACGCATCTTGATTGCGCAGGGCAATATGCTGACCATGCGCATCCTTGAGCAAAGCGAAGGCGTGGCGCAAGAGATCGACAAATGGCGCGCAGCAGACCTGAGCGCGCTGCCGCCCGCCCCCGGCGCCATCCTCAGCAATGCGCTCGGACTGTATTTCCATAATGGCCCGCAAATGAATCTGGCGGTGCGCTATTACCGCCTGTCGTGGCAACATGCGCAAAACAGCGGGCAACTGCGCCGCGCCTGCATCGCCGCCGGCAATATCAGCCGGGTGTTGGCGCATCAACAAGACCTCGATGGCGCGCTCGAATGGGCCGAACGCGAACTTTGCATCGCCCGCAGCAGCGCCTGGCCCAGCCTGCTCGGACACGCCCTGGCGCAATACGCCGAATGCATGCAATTGCTGGGACGCCTGAGCGATGCGCGCGCCGCCAGCCGCGAAGCGCTGCAGATCCTGGCCCCGCTGGCCGGGTCGCGCCTTTATGCCCAAGCCCTGCTGCAAGAAGGGCTGGTGTGTCAGGCCAGCGGCCAGGCGCATGAGGCCTTGCAAGCCTTCGTCGCGCTGGAAGAATTGGGGCTGCGCCTGGAACAAGCCGATTTCCAGGCCGAAGCCTGGCTGGGACAAACCCGCGCCCTGCTGGAACTGGGGCAAGCCGCGCACGCCATGCAAAGCGGACGCCGGCAATTACAGCAAATACGCCAGCTTGGCTTACAAGCGCAAGAAATGCAGATGCTGCAAATTCTGGCGCAAATCAGCACAGCGCTGCAGCAACAGGCCGAAACCATGATGTGGCTGCAACAGGCGGCCGCGCTGGCGCAGCGCATGGACCGCATGCACCTGCCCCTGGGTTTGCTGGAAATGCTGTCGCAAGCGCATCAAAATCAAGGCGAGCTGGAACAGGCGCTTGAATACACCCTGCAAGCCGGCCAAGCCCAGGTGCGCCAATATCAGGCCGACTTGAGCCGGCGCGCCACCCTGCTGGCCAGCCACTATGAAGAAGAGCGCGCCGCCACCCGCGCCAGCCAATTGCGCGAGCTGGCCGCCAGCGAAGCGGCGCGCGCCGCCGCCTTGCAAGCGCATATCGACGTACTGAGCCAGCTGGGCGCCTGCGGGCGCGATCTGACCGCCCGCCGCAGCCTGCCCGAACTGGCCAAAGCCCTGCGCCAGCATGCCCCGGCGCTGCTGCAAGCCGAGGCGGTCGAACTGCTGCTGCCAGGCGCGGACGCATGGCGCACAGCCATGCCCGGCGCCGCCACGCCCGACGGACTGGCGCAGCTGGCCGCATCCTGCGCCAGCCAGCGCCACAGCCTGCAATGCTGCCCCTGGCCCGGCGCGCGCCGCAGCTTGTGTTTTGAGCCATTGTTTAAAGGCGGACAATTGTGCGGCATGCTGCTGACAAGCAGCGCACCGCAACAGGAAAGCGCGCATACGCCAGCCTTGCGCGCCAATCTGGCGGCGTATGCCGCCATCGCGCTCGACAATGCGCAAGCCTGGGCCCAGGTCGAAAGCAGCCGGCGGCAATTGGTGGCGCAGGAAAAACTGGCGTCCCTTGGCAGTCTGGTGGCCGGCGTCGCACATGAATTGAACACCCCCCTGGGAAACGCCCTGATGATGGCCTCCAGCCAACAAGACGCCCTGTTCGCGCTGCAGCAGCAAAGCCAATTGCGCCACAGCGATTTACTTTGCTATCTGGAAGACGGGCATGAAAGCAGCGCGGTTTTACAGCGCAGTCTGCAAGCCGCCTGGCGCCTGGTGTCCAGCTTCAAACAAGTGGCGCAAGACCGCACCAGCGAACAGGCGCGCCATTTCAGCCTGGCGCAAACCACGGCGGATATTTTGCGCACCCTGCAAAACCGTATGCGTGACGGCAACCACCATGTGCAGCTGGACATCCCCCCCGATATCACGCTCTACAGCCAGCCCGGGGCCTGGGGCCAGGTCTTAAGCGCCCTGCTGGAAAACGCCCTGGAACACGGCTTTGCCGGGCGCAGCGGCGGCTTGATCAAAATCAGCGCGCGCCGCCTGCCCGGCGCGCACGTCGAAATCAAGGTGTGCGACAATGGCGCAGGGATCGCGGCTGCGCATTTAAAACACATCTTCGACCCTTTTTTCACCACCCGCTTAGGGCAAGGCGGGAATGGACTTGGACTCAATATTTGCTATAACATCGTCAGATCGCTGCTGCAGGGTTCGATCCGCGCCGAAAGCGGGGCCGGCGACGGCGCCTGTTTTATACTGGATTTGCCCCTGCACTGCGCCTGA
- a CDS encoding ATP-binding protein: MRTQAEILHLAPDIVLLDEGISRLEQTLLREAGCARLPAMLQLAWGLRQRDTRRALDLADEAEMLLPHSPWQASLHTHGKMRLLLLRAEAFWLYANMDAAQALLEQCQQLLTQHHEAAIYCDALILQSRMSADRGDTAQEDAMLKAAAACAPDPWRALVVQGLASYAALLHDARSALAHWGPQISEPGPEAHPLEVLTHCDFLAASAWMHGDFGRSAMLHMRAHQAALQCGMLRRALFIAGNIGDSFCCLNDHHAALQWMQHGLEMARRSNWPLCIGVCLTQTAQVMRHLGRRDSAARMLDEAMHVLQPFTGSRNQSITLEYLADLALENGEYQVALEHFHQLYEQAAALEQADFFASAWRGQAHALCELGDGPGALAAAQTALELARRQHDGARQIEVLQVLAHIHHQHPDLPHPAQWEHASPPAQTPAQDPELYLLEQAIAIGKAIQGYTIAGDLLDQAANAYARLGDYAQAYQLAREANLAREKTHSQQATNRAIALQIRQHTEQTQAEGEYHRQLAQAEAQRALSLQQMTATLAHLSQIGQEITAHRERHSVFTALNRHVHQMLDVSSFAIYLLHEDGLWLERAFGIEAGCALPAGRIACNNPHALSARALREQSEILDDRNPEDEDSVIPGTRASLCALFAPLCAAGQALGVMTVQSLQRHAYGERERLIFRSLCAYGAIALANANAYDQLQHTHTRLAAQEKLGSLGGLVAGVAHELNTPLGNALIMSSALLQRNGQIQDLLDRQQLRLSELQLWVEEADEGAAVILRGLRQAAQLVGSFKQVALDRTTEQLRDFELQQTLHEILATVMNRLRPDGHELLLEIDAGIMLHSYPGPLGQVITHLIDNALRHGFDGRRNGRMRLCAQQSGRRVRLSFEDNGAGIAPPHLKQVFDPFFTTRMGQGCTGLGLSICHNIVHQLLGGAIGIVSQQGKGVIVTLDLPLCAPGAQQGAAGHGQD; this comes from the coding sequence ATGCGAACCCAGGCTGAGATTTTGCATTTAGCGCCCGACATCGTTTTACTCGATGAAGGCATAAGCCGGCTGGAGCAAACCCTGCTGCGCGAAGCCGGCTGCGCGCGTTTGCCGGCCATGCTGCAATTGGCCTGGGGCTTGCGGCAGCGCGATACGCGGCGCGCGCTGGACTTGGCCGATGAAGCTGAAATGCTGTTGCCGCACAGCCCCTGGCAAGCCAGCCTGCACACCCACGGCAAAATGCGGCTGTTGCTGCTGCGCGCAGAAGCTTTTTGGCTGTACGCAAATATGGATGCAGCCCAGGCTTTGCTCGAACAATGCCAGCAATTGCTGACGCAACACCACGAAGCCGCAATTTACTGCGACGCCCTGATTCTGCAAAGCCGCATGTCAGCTGACCGTGGCGACACCGCGCAAGAAGACGCCATGCTCAAAGCCGCCGCCGCCTGTGCGCCGGACCCCTGGCGCGCCTTGGTGGTGCAGGGTTTGGCTTCCTATGCCGCGTTGTTGCACGATGCGCGCAGCGCCTTGGCGCACTGGGGGCCGCAGATCAGCGAACCGGGGCCGGAGGCCCATCCCCTGGAAGTCTTGACGCATTGCGATTTTCTCGCCGCATCAGCCTGGATGCATGGCGATTTTGGCCGCTCGGCGATGTTGCATATGCGCGCGCATCAAGCCGCATTGCAATGCGGCATGCTGCGCCGCGCTCTGTTCATCGCCGGCAATATCGGCGATTCATTTTGCTGTTTGAACGACCATCACGCCGCGCTGCAGTGGATGCAGCACGGGCTGGAAATGGCGCGCCGCAGCAACTGGCCGCTGTGCATCGGCGTCTGCCTGACCCAAACCGCGCAAGTCATGCGTCATCTGGGACGGCGCGACAGCGCCGCGCGCATGCTGGATGAAGCCATGCATGTGCTGCAGCCCTTCACCGGCTCGCGCAATCAAAGCATCACGCTGGAATATCTGGCCGATCTGGCGCTGGAAAATGGCGAATATCAAGTCGCGCTGGAGCATTTCCATCAACTCTATGAGCAGGCGGCGGCGCTGGAGCAGGCGGATTTTTTCGCCAGCGCGTGGCGCGGTCAGGCGCATGCGCTGTGCGAACTGGGCGATGGGCCTGGCGCACTGGCGGCGGCGCAAACCGCATTGGAATTGGCGCGCCGGCAACATGACGGCGCACGCCAAATCGAAGTCTTGCAAGTCTTGGCGCATATTCACCACCAGCATCCGGACTTGCCGCACCCGGCGCAGTGGGAGCACGCCAGCCCGCCCGCGCAAACACCGGCGCAAGACCCCGAGCTGTATCTACTGGAACAGGCGATCGCCATCGGCAAAGCGATCCAAGGCTACACCATCGCCGGCGATTTGCTGGATCAGGCCGCCAACGCCTATGCCCGTCTGGGCGATTACGCCCAGGCCTATCAATTGGCGCGGGAAGCGAATCTGGCGCGCGAAAAAACCCACAGCCAGCAAGCCACCAATCGCGCCATTGCGCTGCAAATCCGCCAGCACACCGAACAAACCCAGGCGGAGGGCGAATATCACCGCCAGCTGGCGCAAGCCGAAGCGCAACGCGCCCTGAGTTTGCAGCAAATGACCGCGACGCTGGCGCATTTATCGCAAATCGGCCAGGAAATCACCGCCCACCGCGAACGCCACTCGGTATTTACCGCGCTCAACCGCCATGTGCATCAAATGCTCGATGTCAGTTCTTTTGCCATCTATTTATTGCATGAAGATGGTTTATGGCTGGAGCGCGCCTTTGGCATAGAAGCCGGTTGCGCGCTGCCGGCTGGCCGCATCGCCTGCAATAATCCGCATGCGCTGTCTGCGCGCGCCTTGCGTGAGCAAAGCGAGATTTTGGATGATCGCAACCCGGAAGATGAAGACAGCGTGATCCCCGGCACGCGCGCCAGTCTGTGCGCGCTGTTCGCGCCGCTGTGCGCAGCCGGCCAGGCGCTGGGCGTGATGACGGTGCAGTCACTGCAACGGCATGCCTATGGCGAAAGGGAACGCCTGATTTTCCGCTCGCTGTGCGCATATGGCGCGATTGCGCTGGCGAATGCGAACGCCTACGACCAATTGCAACACACCCACACCCGCTTAGCGGCGCAGGAAAAACTCGGCTCGCTGGGCGGGCTGGTGGCCGGCGTGGCGCATGAATTAAACACGCCGCTGGGCAATGCGCTGATCATGAGCAGCGCGCTGTTGCAACGCAATGGGCAAATCCAGGATTTGCTCGACCGCCAGCAACTGCGCCTGTCCGAACTGCAATTATGGGTGGAGGAAGCAGACGAAGGGGCCGCCGTGATTTTGCGCGGCTTGCGCCAGGCCGCGCAATTGGTCGGCAGCTTTAAACAAGTGGCGCTGGACCGCACCACCGAACAATTGCGCGATTTTGAATTGCAGCAAACCCTGCATGAGATTCTGGCCACAGTGATGAACCGTTTGCGTCCGGACGGGCATGAACTGCTGCTGGAAATCGATGCCGGCATCATGCTGCACAGCTATCCCGGCCCGCTGGGCCAAGTGATCACGCACTTGATCGACAACGCCCTGCGTCATGGTTTTGACGGCAGACGCAATGGCCGCATGCGTTTATGCGCGCAGCAGAGCGGGCGACGCGTGCGCCTGAGCTTTGAGGATAATGGCGCCGGGATTGCGCCGCCGCATCTGAAACAGGTGTTCGATCCGTTTTTCACCACCCGCATGGGGCAAGGGTGCACGGGTTTGGGCTTATCAATTTGCCACAATATCGTGCACCAGCTCTTGGGCGGCGCAATCGGCATTGTCAGCCAGCAAGGCAAAGGGGTGATTGTGACGCTGGATTTACCACTTTGCGCACCAGGCGCACAACAGGGAGCCGCCGGGCATGGACAGGATTGA
- a CDS encoding pyridoxamine 5'-phosphate oxidase family protein: protein MSDDGRFPQLSQELIEFIQRQHLFFVSTATAEGRINLSPKGMDSLRVLSPTEVLWVNGTGTGNETATHLQTHPRMTMMFCSFDKAPLILRLYGQARMYHCDAPEWPALLAHFEQGVAGARQVFVLEIDLVQTSCGFGVPRMEFVKERGTLEKWANKKGEAVIREFWRNANMVSLDGLPTGMERHLPPAGAADDSAQAAPASPCAS, encoded by the coding sequence ATGAGTGATGACGGGCGTTTTCCGCAATTGAGCCAGGAATTAATCGAATTCATCCAACGGCAGCATCTGTTTTTTGTATCCACCGCCACCGCCGAAGGCCGCATCAATCTGTCGCCCAAAGGGATGGACAGCCTGCGCGTGCTGTCCCCGACCGAAGTATTGTGGGTGAATGGCACGGGAACCGGGAATGAGACCGCGACCCATTTGCAAACCCATCCGCGCATGACCATGATGTTTTGCTCATTTGACAAAGCGCCGCTGATTTTGCGTCTGTATGGTCAGGCCCGCATGTATCACTGCGATGCGCCGGAATGGCCGGCGCTGCTGGCCCATTTTGAACAGGGTGTGGCCGGCGCGCGTCAGGTGTTTGTGCTGGAAATCGATCTGGTGCAAACCTCTTGCGGCTTTGGCGTGCCGCGCATGGAATTTGTGAAAGAACGCGGCACACTCGAAAAATGGGCGAATAAAAAAGGCGAGGCGGTGATCAGGGAATTCTGGCGCAATGCGAATATGGTCAGTCTGGATGGCCTGCCCACCGGCATGGAGCGCCATTTGCCGCCTGCCGGCGCAGCCGACGACAGCGCGCAAGCCGCGCCCGCCAGTCCTTGCGCATCGTGA